The proteins below come from a single Aegilops tauschii subsp. strangulata cultivar AL8/78 chromosome 6, Aet v6.0, whole genome shotgun sequence genomic window:
- the LOC109772332 gene encoding serine/threonine-protein kinase STY13: MAEGARFHGMVGGGGKGMQENEFNGFFSMPYYQKIGEGSHMSVDSTDNYNLAGGSVTMSVDNSSVGSNESRTVILKHPGLRDAPTASYSVGNSVFRPNRVAAHTLNEDALARVLMDPNHPTEILSKYQQWAIDLGRLDMGVPFAQGAFGKLYRGTYIGEDVAIKLLEKPDNDIERAQSLEQQFVQEVMMLSTLRHPNIVRFIGACRKSIVWCIITEYAKGGSVRQFLAKRQNKSVPLRLAVKQALDVARGMAYVHALGFIHRDLKSDNLLIAADRSIKIADFGVARIEVKTEGMTPETGTYRWMAPEMIQHRPYDHKVDVYSFGIVLWELITGMLPFTNMTAVQAAFAVVNKGARPAIPHDCLPSLTHIMTRCWDANPEVRPPFTEIVCMLENAEMEVVSHVRKARFRCCVAEPMTTD; encoded by the exons ATGGCTGAAGGGGCAAGGTTTCATGGCATGGTTGGCGGTGGCGGCAAGGGGATGCAAGAGAACGAGTTCAATGGCTTCTTCAGCATGCCCTACTATCAGAAAATTGGGGAGGGCTCCCACATGTCTGTCGACAGCACTGACAACTACAACCTCGCTGGTGGCTCCGTTACCATGTCAGTGGACAACAGCAGCGTGGGCTCGAACGAGTCCCGCACCGTCATACTTAAGCACCCGGGCCTCCGTGATGCTCCAACCGCAAGCTACTCGGTTGGCAACAGTGTCTTTCGTCCCAACCGTGTGGCTGCGCACACCCTAAATGAAGATGCATTGGCCAGGGTTCTGATGGACCCAAATCATCCAACAGAGATACTTAGCAAGTACCAGCAGTGGGCCATTGATCTGGGGAGGTTGGATATGGGGGTTCCCTTTGCACAGGGAGCCTTTGGGAAGCTGTACCGGGGAACATATATTGGAGAAGATGTTGCCATTAAGCTGCTGGAGAAGCCTGACAATGATATCGAGAGAGCACAATCGTTGGAACAGCAGTTTGTGCAAGAAGTTATGATGTTATCTACCCTAAGGCACCCAAATATAGTAAGATTTATAGGGGCTTGCAGGAAGTCAATTGTGTGGTGCATTATTACTGAGTATGCAAAAGGTGGCTCAGTCAGGCAGTTCCTGGCAAAAAGGCAGAACAAGTCGGTACCTTTGAGGCTGGCTGTCAAACAAGCATTGGATGTAGCGAGGGGAATGGCGTATGTGCATGCTCTGGGATTTATCCATAGGGACCTGAAGTCGGATAATCTTCTAATTGCAGCAGACAGATCCATTAAGATTGCTGACTTTGGAGTTGCTCGAATTGAAGTGAAAACAGAGGGGATGACACCAGAGACAGGAACCTACCGCTGGATGGCACC GGAAATGATCCAGCACAGGCCTTATGATCATAAGGTTGATGTCTACAGCTTTGGGATTGTCTTGTGGGAGCTTATAACTGGCATGCTTCCTTTCACAAACATGACAGCTGTTCAGGCGGCTTTTGCTGTTGTAAATAAGGGTGCTCGTCCAGCGATCCCACATGACTGCCTGCCTTCCCTAACCCACATCATGACGCGCTGTTGGGATGCAAACCCTGAAGTTCGCCCACCATTCACCGAGATCGTCTGCATGCTTGAGAACGCCGAGATGGAGGTCGTGAGCCATGTCCGTAAAGCGCGCTTCCGCTGCTGCGTTGCTGAACCCATGACCACCGACTGA